Proteins from a single region of Butyrivibrio fibrisolvens:
- a CDS encoding helix-turn-helix domain-containing protein encodes MDTKQRILDEALTLFSEKGYANVFVADIAKRVGIKAPSLYKHYKNKQAIFDAIIEEMNRRFLEEAGALKINGADAAKDAEIYKHITEEQLITLGNNLFLYFLHDDYTRRFRKMLTIEQFHDKKLATAYMKQYVDDPLSYQGMLFGLMVSSGVLQTENVEIMTLHFYAPIYMLLTICDRNPEREKEALKTMEAHIRQFNKLYARDEKNMQNNKRRSQRRAK; translated from the coding sequence ATGGATACCAAACAAAGAATACTGGATGAAGCATTGACGCTGTTTTCAGAAAAGGGATATGCAAATGTTTTTGTTGCGGATATTGCGAAAAGGGTTGGTATTAAAGCGCCATCTCTTTATAAGCATTACAAAAACAAGCAGGCCATTTTTGATGCGATCATTGAAGAGATGAACAGGCGATTTTTAGAGGAAGCAGGTGCTCTTAAGATCAACGGGGCGGATGCTGCCAAAGATGCTGAGATCTATAAGCATATAACGGAAGAGCAGCTGATCACACTGGGGAACAATCTGTTTCTTTATTTCCTGCATGATGACTATACAAGACGTTTTCGTAAGATGCTTACCATTGAACAGTTTCATGATAAAAAACTTGCAACTGCATATATGAAGCAGTATGTGGATGATCCGCTTTCATATCAGGGAATGCTTTTTGGCCTGATGGTTTCATCGGGTGTATTACAGACCGAGAATGTGGAGATCATGACGTTGCATTTTTACGCGCCAATCTACATGCTTCTGACCATATGCGATCGCAATCCCGAGCGTGAGAAAGAGGCACTTAAGACAATGGAAGCGCATATTCGGCAGTTTAATAAACTGTACGCAAGAGATGAAAAAAACATGCAGAATAATAAGAGGAGATCGCAGAGGAGAGCAAAATGA
- a CDS encoding FtsW/RodA/SpoVE family cell cycle protein: MEEYLKAVIEQIRCKNVRPYVERELRDHLEDQINDNIASGMDKDEAVRAAVKDMGDPIETGIALDRVHRPSIAWGMIALVFVISIAAALIHFAIASGAEGSVYNQSSKTMIMFGAGFLVMLAIYFVDYTHVARFSKLIALCLIGLCIYARMFGTYINGAQLWVRAFFIDINVEAVMMLYVPVFAGILYKYRNGRATSNKRHSAVFDLIKILFWMIVPVFFVMQMPALVTALMMLISMLTLLTIATSKGWFKVSKPIAITSIWGVFVGLPVIGSVVMFFGNGLADYQKARLVAFFTGSGEANYLTNVLRNVAVSCRLYGSNGVDASITIPEYNSAYVLSYISITYGLIAGILIACALAALIAIVFGISLKQKNQLGMLMGCGCGMVLLVTTFINIFQNLGWFPPSRTFLPLMSSGGSYIIVTYILIGIVLSIYKYKSIYPKHVSVDYKIL, translated from the coding sequence ATGGAAGAATACTTAAAGGCGGTTATAGAACAGATCCGGTGTAAGAACGTAAGACCCTATGTTGAGAGAGAACTGCGTGACCACCTGGAAGACCAGATTAATGACAATATCGCAAGCGGAATGGATAAGGATGAAGCTGTAAGGGCAGCAGTAAAGGATATGGGGGATCCCATAGAAACCGGAATTGCACTAGATAGAGTTCACAGACCTAGTATTGCGTGGGGGATGATAGCTCTTGTATTTGTTATAAGTATTGCTGCGGCGCTTATACACTTTGCAATTGCAAGTGGTGCTGAGGGTAGTGTTTATAACCAGTCCAGTAAAACGATGATCATGTTTGGAGCAGGTTTTCTTGTAATGCTTGCTATATATTTTGTTGATTATACGCATGTTGCAAGATTTTCAAAATTGATTGCTCTTTGTCTGATCGGTCTTTGTATCTATGCAAGAATGTTTGGAACATACATTAACGGAGCACAGTTATGGGTCAGAGCTTTCTTTATTGATATTAATGTTGAAGCTGTGATGATGCTGTATGTACCTGTATTTGCAGGTATACTTTATAAATACAGGAATGGTAGAGCGACTTCAAACAAAAGACATAGCGCAGTCTTTGATCTTATCAAGATACTGTTCTGGATGATCGTCCCTGTATTTTTTGTAATGCAGATGCCAGCACTTGTAACAGCTCTTATGATGCTGATATCAATGCTTACACTACTTACCATCGCAACCTCTAAAGGCTGGTTCAAGGTTTCAAAGCCTATAGCAATAACATCAATATGGGGCGTATTTGTAGGACTTCCGGTGATCGGATCCGTAGTCATGTTCTTTGGAAATGGATTAGCAGATTATCAGAAAGCAAGACTTGTGGCCTTTTTTACAGGAAGTGGTGAAGCAAATTATCTTACTAATGTATTAAGAAATGTAGCAGTATCCTGCAGACTCTATGGAAGTAACGGAGTAGATGCAAGTATTACAATACCTGAATATAACTCCGCATACGTCCTTTCATATATATCAATTACATACGGCCTGATCGCAGGAATACTTATTGCATGCGCACTTGCAGCTCTTATTGCGATAGTCTTTGGAATATCACTTAAGCAGAAGAATCAGCTTGGAATGCTTATGGGATGCGGATGTGGTATGGTACTTCTTGTAACTACTTTTATCAACATCTTTCAAAATCTTGGATGGTTCCCGCCTTCAAGAACATTCCTGCCACTTATGTCTTCCGGCGGAAGTTATATCATAGTTACGTATATACTAATAGGAATAGTTCTTAGCATATACAAATACAAAAGCATTTATCCAAAGCACGTATCAGTGGATTATAAAATTTTATAA
- a CDS encoding PadR family transcriptional regulator: MAIDKSLISGSMTMLILKLLSEKDMYGYEMIDTLRKKSQNIFELKAGTLYPLLHNLEENNFVTVYEQEALGKVRKYYSLTKQGKKKLEEKTQEWNTYQKAVCNVLVMEA; encoded by the coding sequence ATGGCAATTGATAAATCACTGATTTCCGGAAGTATGACTATGCTGATCTTAAAGCTCTTGTCTGAGAAAGACATGTACGGCTACGAGATGATCGACACCCTTCGTAAGAAATCTCAGAACATTTTTGAACTTAAGGCAGGTACTCTTTACCCTCTTCTTCATAACCTTGAAGAGAATAATTTCGTTACGGTATATGAGCAGGAAGCTCTTGGCAAAGTCAGGAAGTATTACAGCCTTACCAAACAAGGTAAAAAAAAGCTTGAAGAAAAGACTCAGGAATGGAACACCTATCAGAAAGCGGTTTGTAACGTACTTGTAATGGAGGCTTGA
- a CDS encoding MATE family efflux transporter: MTKDKDLTVGNPLRLISSFAASMMIGNIFQQLYTVVDSIIIGKKIGSLGIAAIGGTDWLIFLVNGFLIGLIQGFSVLLGNKFGEKNEQAFDYYYKKARKICIAISVSFVTVLLLCSNFLLTLIGTKAEAFDFAKTYVDIIFMGIPFLVFYQFFAATLRSRGNSHVPLIAMTVSSLCNIALDYLFICIFHMGIAGAALGTILSECVVMIICGYSLYRSDMGIHRVGTDNSFKVQGAYNELIFIGLPMALKSVITAIGGLIVIRNVNNYDIDFLTGYTIAGKIYALLEIAASSYGMAVVAYVSQNHGAGHKDRIRSGVRYSLVLGVITALICSVIMIFFGERGMSLFVENKNVSPDVFMYGREYLFVLGLFYPLLYILYIVRSALQGIGNTFVPMISSFGQLIMRVFCAVILTKLIGCSGIYYGEISAWVLADLILISTYIYQMYIRNSNR, encoded by the coding sequence ATGACTAAAGATAAAGACTTAACAGTGGGAAATCCCCTCAGACTTATCTCATCATTTGCCGCTTCAATGATGATAGGTAACATATTTCAGCAGCTCTATACAGTAGTTGACAGTATCATCATTGGTAAGAAGATTGGCTCACTTGGAATAGCCGCAATTGGAGGAACTGACTGGCTTATATTCCTTGTTAACGGATTTCTCATCGGCCTTATTCAGGGCTTTTCAGTTCTTCTTGGTAACAAGTTTGGAGAGAAGAACGAACAGGCATTTGACTATTACTATAAGAAGGCAAGAAAGATCTGTATTGCGATATCAGTATCTTTTGTGACCGTTTTACTATTATGTTCCAATTTCTTACTTACCCTTATCGGAACCAAGGCAGAGGCATTCGATTTTGCAAAGACATACGTAGATATAATCTTTATGGGAATCCCATTTCTTGTATTCTATCAGTTCTTTGCTGCAACACTTAGAAGCCGCGGCAATAGCCATGTTCCGCTTATCGCAATGACAGTGTCATCGCTTTGTAACATCGCACTTGATTATCTTTTTATATGCATTTTCCATATGGGAATAGCAGGAGCAGCCCTTGGAACTATCCTGTCTGAGTGCGTGGTAATGATCATATGTGGCTATAGTCTATACAGATCTGATATGGGTATCCATAGGGTGGGTACAGACAACAGCTTCAAAGTCCAAGGCGCATACAATGAGCTTATCTTCATAGGCCTTCCAATGGCGCTTAAAAGCGTTATTACAGCTATCGGAGGACTAATAGTCATAAGGAATGTCAATAATTATGATATAGATTTCCTGACAGGCTACACTATTGCAGGCAAGATCTACGCCCTTTTAGAGATCGCGGCATCATCTTATGGAATGGCTGTTGTGGCTTATGTATCACAAAATCATGGAGCAGGCCACAAAGACAGGATTCGCTCGGGTGTAAGATACAGCCTTGTACTTGGCGTGATCACAGCACTCATCTGCTCAGTTATCATGATATTTTTTGGCGAAAGAGGTATGAGCCTTTTTGTAGAAAATAAAAATGTTTCGCCTGATGTCTTTATGTATGGACGCGAGTACCTGTTTGTACTTGGACTTTTCTATCCACTGCTTTACATCCTCTATATAGTAAGGTCTGCACTGCAAGGCATAGGCAATACATTTGTTCCTATGATCTCAAGCTTTGGACAGCTCATAATGAGAGTGTTCTGCGCAGTTATCTTAACAAAGCTTATCGGTTGCAGCGGTATCTACTACGGAGAAATATCCGCATGGGTACTAGCCGATCTAATACTGATATCAACATACATATACCAGATGTACATAAGAAATTCGAACAGATAA
- a CDS encoding TetR/AcrR family transcriptional regulator: MARKPVLTGGKRDEIIHTAMKLFFENGYEATSVRMIMNEVGGEIGMFYHYFKSKDILFDTVVETFFTDYRKKVEEVMSNCATRDDLVKTVLPMYEQAMDNMNKLKGNLHWTILSSMHEETLRAFLPAIEDLIKKWDVNNKTDVKIVAGQLLYGLSATIHSEEFEEMTPEDKEECILEFLGRILD; this comes from the coding sequence ATGGCGAGAAAACCGGTACTGACAGGCGGGAAGAGGGATGAGATAATCCATACAGCCATGAAACTGTTTTTTGAAAATGGTTACGAGGCAACTTCCGTCAGAATGATAATGAATGAAGTTGGCGGCGAGATAGGCATGTTCTATCACTATTTCAAGTCCAAAGATATACTGTTTGATACAGTGGTAGAAACATTTTTTACCGATTATAGGAAAAAAGTTGAAGAAGTAATGTCTAATTGTGCAACGCGAGATGACCTCGTAAAGACCGTACTTCCCATGTACGAGCAGGCGATGGATAACATGAACAAGCTTAAAGGAAATCTCCATTGGACCATTCTTTCATCTATGCACGAAGAGACTTTGAGAGCTTTTCTGCCAGCAATTGAAGATCTGATAAAAAAGTGGGATGTTAATAACAAAACTGATGTGAAGATCGTTGCAGGGCAGCTTTTGTACGGCCTGTCCGCAACAATCCACTCAGAAGAATTTGAAGAAATGACACCTGAGGATAAAGAAGAGTGTATCCTTGAGTTTCTGGGAAGGATACTGGACTAA
- a CDS encoding alpha/beta hydrolase, protein MMNKNNAFKVGYFDFHKDPELNFQLNRFYTYGAFTKEELLDIGSRIDGFDKWISLFCELGEKTEKEGNPFKAATCFRAAQFFTLSGEKDTEGNSLKHTLYDRCIKLYNEYFFSSYENLSFARVPFKNCELPVYYSTCEDPKGTIVIHGGYDSISQEFLVMLPYLTDKNYNVYFFEGPGQGEVLMHYDVRMTPKWEDCTGAVLDYFGLDDVTLIGVSLGGYLGTRAAAYEKRISRLVMFDLMYDFYGAILNKMGSFGKVFDYLTRHKRNILWKWLNKKFDEKYFTKWLLLQGYAIYENISTPYEYFNHIKEYNTREISKLITQDTLVLAGASDIYTVYYQDQLDALVNARSVTGRLFTKEEHADHHCQVGNMGLVLDTIAGWIEEKTNGEKTGTDRREEG, encoded by the coding sequence ATGATGAACAAAAATAATGCATTCAAGGTAGGTTATTTCGATTTTCATAAGGATCCGGAATTGAATTTCCAGCTCAACAGGTTCTATACCTATGGAGCATTCACCAAAGAGGAACTGTTGGATATCGGCAGCAGGATCGATGGCTTTGATAAGTGGATATCTCTTTTTTGCGAACTTGGTGAAAAGACAGAAAAGGAGGGCAATCCATTCAAAGCAGCAACCTGCTTCCGCGCTGCCCAGTTCTTTACCCTAAGTGGAGAGAAAGATACAGAAGGTAATAGCCTTAAGCACACACTGTATGACAGATGCATAAAGCTCTATAACGAATACTTTTTTAGCAGTTATGAGAATCTTTCTTTTGCCAGAGTCCCTTTTAAGAATTGTGAGCTTCCTGTATATTACTCTACCTGCGAAGATCCTAAAGGAACCATTGTGATCCATGGCGGATATGACAGCATCTCACAGGAGTTTCTTGTTATGCTGCCTTACCTTACTGACAAGAACTATAATGTATACTTTTTCGAAGGCCCCGGACAGGGAGAAGTACTCATGCATTATGATGTCAGGATGACTCCAAAGTGGGAAGACTGTACAGGAGCAGTACTCGACTATTTCGGCCTTGATGACGTAACCCTTATAGGCGTTTCACTTGGCGGATATCTTGGAACCAGGGCAGCTGCCTATGAGAAAAGAATCTCCCGCCTTGTCATGTTCGACCTTATGTATGACTTCTATGGTGCGATCCTTAACAAAATGGGAAGCTTTGGCAAAGTATTCGACTATCTGACACGCCACAAAAGGAACATCCTCTGGAAATGGCTTAATAAAAAATTTGACGAGAAGTATTTTACCAAGTGGCTTCTTTTGCAGGGATATGCAATTTATGAAAATATCAGCACTCCATATGAATACTTCAACCACATCAAGGAGTATAATACTAGAGAGATTTCAAAACTCATAACACAGGATACACTTGTGCTCGCAGGCGCAAGTGACATATATACTGTGTATTATCAGGATCAGCTGGACGCACTGGTAAACGCAAGGAGCGTTACTGGAAGACTCTTTACCAAAGAGGAGCACGCAGACCACCATTGTCAGGTTGGCAATATGGGACTTGTGCTTGATACCATAGCCGGCTGGATAGAGGAGAAGACTAATGGCGAGAAAACCGGTACTGACAGGCGGGAAGAGGGATGA
- the metG gene encoding methionine--tRNA ligase — MNRNILIGGAWPYANGSLHIGHIAGLLPGDVLARYHRACKDKVYFVSGSDCHGTPVAIRAKSENKTPRQVSDHYHEEFVDAFKRLGFTYDLYTKTSSIEHKTFVQEFHRRLYESEYVYEKETPQAFCDSCNTFLADRFVTGICPSCGAPARGDQCDACGTVLDPESLKAPICAVCKTPISFKNSKHLYIAITKLEKELRRLVDTSTSWRKNAISFTNKYLDEGLRDRALTRDLEWGIPVPKEGYENKTIYIWAENVLGYLSAAKVVADQRGESFEELFGADSKHYYVHGKDNIPFHTIILPALLIANGQGYHLPDQIVSSEYLTLEGRKISTSQNYAIWVKDLLDKYDPDSLRYYFLANGPEKKDADFSWTEYVNNHNGELLGAYGNFINRTLTFITKYFDGIVPEGQLSKEWDETLRKLYETTGKKIEDGHFKDAVEGIFEVVRKANKYFDEQAPWKTRTENIEACKNTLFQCTQIIANLVVILAPFTPFSSEKVCKWLNISDDWSYKEVKAGYKLPEIQILFERLDKKVIEEERDKLNLKD; from the coding sequence ATGAATAGAAATATTTTGATAGGAGGAGCCTGGCCCTACGCCAATGGCTCACTACACATCGGACATATAGCAGGTCTTTTACCGGGAGATGTACTCGCAAGGTATCACAGAGCCTGCAAAGATAAGGTTTACTTTGTATCAGGAAGTGACTGTCACGGAACTCCTGTAGCGATCCGTGCCAAGTCTGAGAACAAAACGCCCAGGCAGGTAAGCGACCATTATCACGAGGAATTCGTAGATGCCTTCAAGCGCCTTGGATTCACCTATGACCTTTATACCAAGACATCAAGCATAGAGCATAAGACCTTCGTGCAGGAATTCCACAGAAGGCTATACGAAAGTGAATACGTTTATGAAAAAGAGACTCCGCAGGCCTTCTGCGATAGCTGCAACACCTTCCTTGCGGACCGGTTCGTGACAGGAATATGCCCAAGCTGCGGTGCGCCTGCAAGAGGAGACCAGTGCGATGCCTGCGGAACAGTTCTTGACCCCGAAAGCCTTAAAGCCCCCATTTGCGCCGTATGTAAAACCCCCATATCCTTTAAAAACTCCAAGCACCTTTACATTGCAATTACTAAATTGGAAAAAGAGCTAAGACGTCTTGTAGATACCAGCACATCCTGGCGCAAAAACGCCATATCTTTTACCAATAAGTATCTCGATGAAGGCCTAAGAGACAGAGCTCTGACCAGAGATCTTGAGTGGGGAATCCCCGTGCCCAAAGAAGGATATGAGAATAAAACCATATACATCTGGGCAGAGAACGTGCTCGGATATCTGTCTGCAGCCAAGGTTGTGGCAGACCAAAGGGGCGAAAGCTTTGAAGAACTGTTCGGAGCTGATTCCAAGCACTACTACGTACATGGCAAGGACAATATTCCCTTCCACACCATAATCTTGCCAGCGCTTCTTATCGCCAACGGACAAGGCTACCACCTTCCTGACCAGATCGTGTCCAGCGAGTATCTGACGCTTGAAGGCAGGAAGATCTCAACAAGCCAGAACTATGCTATATGGGTCAAAGACCTTTTGGATAAATATGATCCCGATTCCCTTCGCTACTATTTTCTTGCCAACGGACCTGAGAAAAAAGATGCGGATTTCTCCTGGACTGAGTACGTGAATAACCACAATGGCGAGCTTTTGGGAGCATATGGAAACTTTATAAACAGAACCCTTACTTTTATCACCAAATACTTTGATGGGATCGTGCCTGAAGGCCAGTTGTCAAAAGAGTGGGATGAAACTTTAAGAAAGCTCTATGAAACAACAGGAAAGAAGATAGAAGACGGGCATTTTAAAGATGCAGTCGAGGGAATCTTCGAAGTAGTCAGAAAGGCTAACAAATATTTTGATGAACAGGCACCGTGGAAGACAAGAACTGAAAATATCGAAGCCTGTAAGAATACCCTGTTCCAGTGTACCCAGATAATTGCAAATCTGGTTGTCATCCTGGCTCCATTTACTCCATTTTCATCTGAGAAAGTCTGCAAATGGCTGAATATTTCAGATGACTGGAGCTATAAAGAAGTAAAAGCTGGATATAAACTACCTGAAATACAGATATTATTTGAAAGGCTTGATAAAAAAGTGATAGAGGAAGAACGAGATAAATTGAACTTGAAAGATTAA